In Coriobacteriaceae bacterium, a single window of DNA contains:
- a CDS encoding polysaccharide pyruvyl transferase family protein, with protein MNNKLKMAIKSVPFVSGIAKGVNRTVGITVRTAMHYPAMRKLNNELVDSMARLDKTSGMRIWYFGVPTHPNLGDQAQKFVIEKWLQNNYSEAEIIKIPSKAFNAGTSRIVRMIQNLIRPNDLIVMQSGHTMDGLHDDETPHRLASTCFPDNRIVFFPTSIRFNSKRGKELDRKAIGSHVNTLFLARDAVSAQIARDLYPRLDVRLYPDVVTSLIGKYSFDNQREGVLLCARNDGEKLYSYTAIDKLASALSGLCDVSRTDTTVKWDGIDLDSHDAWTGIEGVIESYSQKCVIVTDRYHGTIFARIAGTPVVVLKTNDHKVVSGAKWFTDAGDEGIVVADNLEEVPGLVSAFMKRFPDGVSAPAFAADYYDGLKSVIEEM; from the coding sequence ATGAATAATAAGCTGAAAATGGCTATTAAGTCCGTCCCCTTTGTTTCCGGTATCGCAAAAGGTGTAAATCGCACTGTGGGGATTACGGTGCGTACTGCTATGCATTATCCTGCGATGCGCAAGCTGAACAATGAGCTCGTTGATTCAATGGCTAGACTAGATAAGACTAGCGGCATGCGTATCTGGTATTTTGGGGTGCCCACTCACCCGAATTTGGGAGATCAAGCTCAAAAATTTGTTATTGAAAAATGGCTCCAAAATAATTATTCGGAAGCTGAAATTATTAAAATTCCAAGTAAGGCATTTAACGCCGGTACCAGCAGGATTGTCCGCATGATTCAGAATCTAATTCGCCCTAATGATCTGATTGTCATGCAGAGTGGTCATACGATGGACGGACTCCACGACGATGAGACGCCGCATAGGCTTGCTTCAACTTGTTTTCCCGATAACAGAATTGTTTTTTTCCCGACTTCAATTCGTTTTAACAGCAAACGTGGTAAAGAATTGGACCGTAAGGCAATAGGGTCACACGTTAATACTTTGTTTTTGGCTAGGGATGCCGTCTCTGCACAGATTGCTCGAGATTTGTATCCTCGACTTGATGTCCGTCTTTATCCTGACGTTGTGACCTCATTGATTGGGAAATATTCCTTTGATAACCAGCGCGAAGGTGTATTGCTTTGCGCTCGAAACGATGGCGAGAAGCTGTACTCTTATACGGCCATCGATAAGCTTGCTTCTGCTCTTTCCGGTCTTTGTGATGTTTCTCGGACTGACACCACCGTTAAATGGGATGGTATCGATCTGGACTCTCATGATGCTTGGACCGGAATCGAGGGCGTCATCGAATCTTATTCGCAAAAGTGCGTTATTGTTACCGATCGTTATCATGGCACGATATTTGCCCGTATTGCCGGAACGCCCGTTGTGGTTCTTAAGACCAATGATCACAAGGTTGTCTCAGGTGCCAAATGGTTTACAGATGCAGGGGATGAGGGGATTGTTGTTGCTGACAATCTTGAGGAGGTCCCAGGGCTTGTGTCCGCTTTCATGAAGCGCTTCCCGGATGGCGTTTCCGCTCCTGCTTTCGCTGCCGATTATTATGATGGTCTGAAATCCGTTATTGAGGAAATGTAA
- a CDS encoding transposase, giving the protein MSANIISVDEGPLDALLDEEASGLVRAERYKRTAGRENYRSGHYARRLITGVGEIELSVQKLRGTAARTVRDGFAETLAYTEFPPDHWRRIRTNNGIERINREIRRRTRVVGTFPDGNSVLMLVTARLKYIVEHEWGKRRYLDMSKLEEMDELKEKAEG; this is encoded by the coding sequence GTGTCTGCGAACATCATATCGGTCGACGAGGGGCCGCTCGACGCACTACTCGACGAAGAGGCGTCCGGGCTTGTCAGAGCCGAACGCTACAAGAGGACGGCGGGCCGGGAGAACTACCGCAGCGGCCACTACGCGAGAAGGCTCATCACGGGCGTCGGGGAAATCGAGCTCAGCGTGCAGAAGCTCCGCGGGACGGCCGCGAGGACGGTGCGCGACGGGTTCGCCGAGACGCTGGCCTACACGGAATTCCCGCCCGATCACTGGCGCCGGATCAGGACGAACAACGGGATCGAGCGCATCAATCGCGAGATCAGGAGGAGGACGAGGGTCGTCGGAACCTTCCCGGACGGCAACTCGGTCCTCATGCTGGTCACTGCGAGGCTGAAGTACATAGTGGAGCACGAGTGGGGCAAGAGAAGGTACCTGGACATGTCCAAACTGGAGGAGATGGACGAGCTGAAGGAAAAGGCGGAGGGCTAG
- a CDS encoding retron St85 family effector protein, with product MLCDCISKTDLNILRNHLRVYRDVNKLPLFIFPCGGDQSLHSSRRFFRAYVSNNHTEALKNVFCLTAEDVAEEMDGSRLNLLQQEAMLADISDWILIFAESCGSFCELGAFSALPHAAWITSVAVGKQYKGSRSFLIDGPVEEIATGDSSLNKVFYLDLNNPMSSPDLCRFVSELRPLIGVNATKRGKASQKAARKMINLDESKINVGSLVHELLDLLQLLGPMSETDLRTIYCAAKGFRASKLKIFSPILNADMKNAGVPISWSDVCCMMRATGLVSKVRCNRGPDYLIKSTIHLDSYFMFKRYEDRDFLNMRARVILRKRSMGYGGVAGVYCG from the coding sequence ATGCTCTGCGACTGTATCAGTAAAACTGATTTGAATATCCTGAGAAATCATCTGAGGGTTTATCGTGACGTTAATAAACTGCCCTTGTTTATCTTTCCCTGCGGCGGTGATCAGAGTCTGCATTCCTCTCGACGATTCTTTAGAGCTTATGTGTCCAACAATCACACCGAGGCTTTAAAAAACGTTTTTTGTCTTACCGCCGAAGACGTAGCGGAGGAAATGGACGGTTCGAGACTTAATTTACTTCAGCAAGAGGCCATGCTTGCCGACATATCTGACTGGATATTGATTTTTGCAGAGAGCTGTGGATCTTTTTGCGAGTTGGGCGCTTTCTCCGCTTTGCCTCATGCTGCTTGGATTACCTCTGTTGCTGTTGGAAAGCAATATAAGGGCTCTCGGAGCTTCTTGATTGATGGGCCAGTGGAAGAAATAGCCACGGGCGACTCCTCGCTTAACAAAGTCTTTTACTTAGACTTAAATAACCCAATGTCTTCGCCTGACTTGTGCCGCTTTGTTTCTGAACTAAGACCCCTTATTGGTGTTAATGCTACTAAGCGGGGCAAGGCTAGCCAAAAGGCCGCTAGAAAGATGATCAATCTAGACGAGTCCAAGATTAACGTGGGCTCGCTCGTCCATGAGTTACTTGATTTGCTTCAATTATTGGGCCCCATGTCGGAGACCGATTTACGAACGATATACTGTGCGGCCAAAGGCTTCCGTGCTAGTAAGCTCAAAATATTCTCGCCCATTTTAAATGCAGACATGAAAAATGCCGGCGTTCCGATATCTTGGTCGGATGTTTGCTGCATGATGAGAGCTACCGGTCTTGTTTCTAAAGTGAGATGCAATAGGGGTCCGGATTATCTGATTAAAAGCACGATACACCTTGATTCCTATTTCATGTTTAAGAGATACGAAGACCGAGATTTCTTAAATATGAGGGCGCGGGTAATCCTTCGTAAGAGATCAATGGGGTATGGAGGCGTTGCCGGTGTCTATTGCGGATAG
- a CDS encoding DUF1919 domain-containing protein, translating to MNKDYFGIAERVIREKTNSRFSKGRQNHLTRSDFSIISNNCWAGTVYRYFGLPYQSPTAGLYFFGTEYVKFAGDLRHYLNTPIEFIDSCDSAHYETLKSRNELSKPVGIIDDVEIVFLHYPTPEEARAKWERRVERVNWDNLFIKFSQMNDCREEDLRAFDSLEHTNKICFTAMRRPDIACSVYHPASVRGGGK from the coding sequence ATGAATAAAGACTATTTTGGAATTGCTGAACGGGTAATCAGAGAGAAAACTAACAGTCGTTTTTCTAAGGGTAGGCAAAATCATCTGACACGAAGCGATTTTTCTATTATTTCCAATAATTGTTGGGCCGGAACGGTCTATCGGTATTTCGGCTTACCGTATCAATCGCCTACAGCAGGGCTGTATTTTTTTGGAACTGAATACGTAAAGTTCGCGGGAGATTTAAGGCACTATCTGAATACGCCCATAGAATTCATCGATTCTTGTGATTCGGCTCATTACGAGACTTTGAAATCTCGCAATGAGCTGAGTAAGCCTGTTGGAATTATCGATGACGTTGAGATTGTATTTCTACATTATCCAACGCCTGAGGAGGCTAGAGCTAAATGGGAGCGACGGGTTGAAAGGGTGAACTGGGACAATCTGTTTATTAAATTCAGCCAGATGAATGATTGTCGCGAAGAAGATCTTAGGGCGTTTGATTCTTTGGAGCACACGAACAAGATTTGCTTTACGGCGATGCGACGCCCCGATATTGCATGCTCGGTTTATCATCCCGCCTCTGTTCGGGGGGGGGGGAAATAA
- a CDS encoding glycosyltransferase — protein MPNHAFLLVFMPTQLLRWLTSLITSSPIHVLQVVPSLSRSAGVSQFVHNMSLGIDEHRVVFDYLHHATLNGKPLRDCTYDQELIAHGSRVYTVSFASAGLGQFIKEVEEFFVKHGREYDIVHCHMPNSAFCVLREAKRAGIEHRVLHSHLNSSSDNVLHRVRNAPLIAWGKRYATDGVACSDEAGRYLFGNKPFAVMKNGIVLSNYAYDDSSNASLRAELCIGNSDPVIGSVGRFVKQKNFEFGVKVFAELKRSIPNVKWVILGAGDGMDRVRAIAKELGVNESVVMPGVRVDVARFYSLFDVFFMPSLYEGLPVSAVEAQASGLRCVFSTGVPEESDITGVSRFVGLNEPYAVWASALADAMSVGRDSGAVEKLTSAGYSAAANAKKLMEFYEGLVAQR, from the coding sequence ATGCCCAATCATGCGTTTCTGCTCGTTTTCATGCCGACGCAATTGTTGCGGTGGTTGACTAGCTTGATTACCTCATCTCCAATTCATGTTCTCCAAGTGGTTCCCTCATTAAGTCGTTCTGCCGGTGTTTCTCAATTTGTTCATAACATGTCTTTGGGCATTGATGAGCATCGAGTTGTATTTGATTATCTACACCATGCAACATTGAATGGTAAACCCTTGCGTGACTGCACTTATGATCAGGAGCTTATTGCGCACGGTTCTCGTGTCTATACGGTGTCTTTCGCTTCTGCGGGGCTTGGCCAGTTCATTAAAGAAGTCGAAGAGTTTTTCGTTAAGCATGGACGCGAGTACGATATCGTGCATTGTCATATGCCCAACTCGGCTTTTTGCGTTCTCAGGGAGGCTAAGCGTGCCGGCATCGAACATCGTGTCCTACATAGTCATCTGAATAGTTCATCTGACAACGTTCTTCATCGTGTTCGAAATGCTCCGTTGATTGCGTGGGGCAAGAGGTATGCAACTGATGGGGTGGCGTGCTCTGATGAAGCTGGTAGATACCTGTTTGGAAATAAGCCGTTTGCTGTAATGAAAAATGGAATCGTACTCAGCAATTATGCATATGACGATAGCTCCAATGCTTCCCTGCGTGCTGAACTCTGCATTGGCAATAGTGACCCCGTTATTGGAAGTGTCGGTCGTTTTGTCAAGCAAAAGAACTTTGAATTTGGCGTCAAGGTGTTCGCAGAGCTGAAGCGCAGTATTCCTAATGTTAAGTGGGTGATTTTGGGCGCTGGAGATGGCATGGACAGAGTTAGGGCCATTGCTAAGGAGCTTGGTGTAAACGAATCCGTCGTCATGCCCGGCGTGCGCGTTGACGTCGCTCGTTTTTACTCGCTGTTCGACGTCTTCTTTATGCCTTCGCTATATGAGGGGCTTCCTGTCTCTGCTGTTGAAGCTCAAGCCTCTGGGCTTCGTTGTGTTTTTTCGACTGGCGTTCCTGAGGAAAGTGACATAACGGGCGTGAGTAGATTTGTCGGTTTAAATGAGCCATATGCTGTATGGGCCTCTGCACTTGCTGATGCTATGTCGGTTGGTCGTGATAGCGGAGCTGTTGAGAAATTAACCTCCGCTGGCTATTCGGCAGCGGCTAATGCAAAGAAATTGATGGAGTTCTACGAGGGGCTTGTTGCTCAGCGTTAG
- a CDS encoding SLATT domain-containing protein — protein METTTEEFEERRRLLLQVAEAYANLLYTYKTQLVAADNANGLNNRLSVMQTVLTSVSACGFVSIWLSGMKIAALVAAGLSVISLAIIIYLKGANLSERANCHGATADAIWVILQGYLSLLADSRSFDLAEIRSRRDSLQKEVSSIYTKSPMTNPKAYSKARESIKAGDCGFSPMEIEQILPVGLRDLVR, from the coding sequence ATGGAAACAACCACTGAAGAGTTTGAAGAAAGGCGCAGGCTCTTACTGCAAGTAGCTGAGGCTTATGCAAATCTTTTATATACGTATAAGACGCAGCTCGTTGCGGCTGACAACGCCAACGGACTCAACAACCGTTTATCCGTAATGCAGACTGTTTTGACATCGGTTTCCGCTTGTGGCTTTGTAAGTATCTGGCTATCTGGAATGAAAATTGCGGCGCTGGTTGCCGCCGGCCTATCTGTGATCAGTCTAGCAATAATAATTTATCTTAAAGGGGCAAACTTGAGCGAGAGGGCGAATTGTCATGGCGCTACCGCAGATGCAATTTGGGTGATTCTTCAGGGGTATCTATCACTTCTTGCCGACAGCCGCTCATTTGATTTGGCGGAAATCAGGTCTCGTCGTGATTCTCTTCAAAAGGAAGTTTCTTCAATTTACACAAAAAGCCCTATGACAAATCCCAAAGCTTATTCAAAGGCCCGTGAAAGCATTAAGGCGGGCGACTGTGGGTTTTCTCCGATGGAGATAGAACAAATACTCCCTGTCGGATTGAGGGATTTGGTTAGATAA
- a CDS encoding oligosaccharide flippase family protein: MKKSYKALVSDAAVFAAGNMLTKLIQFLLLPMYTALLTTEQYGIGELVNNTAELLYPLCCLGVYEGVFRFSIDRDSDNKAVFSTGISIALFLLPVVAAAGIFGYSFTGFDYTWQLVILCFITSFKVICLQFSKGIGKTRLYASSGVLGALTLFCAGYLFLGVFGMGVNGYLLALILSQGIQLLLVFFGAKVWRFASMGAFSKPLARDLLRYSLPMIPNALAWWFVNLSGRYIVMFSQGVDVAGLYTAASKLPAVMNMVVTIFQQSWQIFSAREYDASDSRSSFGTVFKVFTAFLLCAGSLVIALTVPLSRIMLSGDFFAAYVFVPFLMLSSVISGYSTYFGTLYNAAKSNGMIFVTTMVGAFVNVVLGALLSFAIGAWGPIIAGVVAYVLISLMRAYDTKRLINIDVDIPYQIIGLGLLLVECVLISFGFAFATLVSVVCSLLFMLFTLYRYRRIAKTLLKSLKVGH; encoded by the coding sequence ATGAAGAAAAGCTATAAGGCACTTGTAAGCGATGCTGCAGTTTTTGCTGCCGGCAACATGCTTACGAAATTGATACAGTTCCTATTGCTTCCGATGTATACCGCACTGCTTACTACTGAGCAATACGGTATTGGTGAGCTTGTAAACAATACTGCCGAATTGCTTTATCCCCTTTGCTGCCTCGGTGTCTATGAGGGCGTGTTTCGTTTCTCAATCGACCGGGACTCCGATAATAAGGCCGTATTCTCTACGGGTATCAGTATCGCTCTTTTCCTTTTGCCAGTTGTGGCAGCTGCGGGAATTTTCGGCTATTCATTTACTGGCTTTGATTACACATGGCAATTGGTCATTCTCTGCTTTATTACTTCCTTTAAAGTGATTTGCCTTCAATTTTCCAAGGGTATCGGTAAGACTCGACTTTATGCCTCATCGGGGGTTTTGGGTGCACTAACGTTGTTCTGTGCCGGTTACCTTTTCCTCGGCGTCTTTGGCATGGGCGTAAATGGCTACCTGCTGGCGCTGATTCTGTCGCAGGGCATTCAACTTTTACTTGTCTTTTTTGGGGCCAAAGTCTGGCGCTTTGCCAGTATGGGTGCATTTTCAAAACCACTGGCTCGAGACCTGCTGCGTTATAGCCTCCCAATGATTCCTAACGCCCTGGCTTGGTGGTTTGTTAATCTCTCCGGTCGTTATATCGTTATGTTCTCGCAAGGCGTCGATGTCGCAGGACTATACACAGCCGCTTCTAAGTTGCCTGCGGTGATGAATATGGTTGTTACCATTTTCCAGCAGTCGTGGCAAATTTTCTCAGCACGCGAATACGATGCAAGTGATTCTAGGAGTTCCTTCGGAACAGTTTTTAAGGTCTTTACTGCATTCCTTTTGTGTGCTGGTTCATTGGTTATTGCGCTGACCGTTCCACTTTCGCGCATTATGCTTAGCGGTGATTTTTTTGCCGCTTACGTCTTCGTTCCTTTTCTAATGCTCAGTTCTGTCATTAGTGGATATTCGACTTATTTCGGCACTCTATACAACGCGGCTAAGAGCAACGGCATGATATTTGTGACAACTATGGTTGGCGCTTTTGTTAATGTGGTGCTTGGCGCTTTGCTCTCTTTTGCGATCGGGGCATGGGGGCCCATCATTGCTGGTGTTGTTGCCTATGTTTTGATTTCACTCATGAGGGCTTATGACACAAAGAGACTAATTAACATTGATGTTGACATCCCATATCAGATCATTGGACTCGGGCTGCTGCTTGTTGAATGTGTCCTCATTTCATTTGGTTTTGCATTCGCAACTCTGGTTTCTGTCGTCTGCTCCCTCCTCTTCATGCTGTTCACGCTATATAGGTATCGCAGGATAGCTAAAACTCTCTTGAAATCATTGAAAGTAGGACATTAA
- a CDS encoding DUF2806 domain-containing protein, with protein MSAYYLMRGDAMNDLQNNDIKANAQAGAVNISTNDVSFQPTVNLGINGRGDIASFPARFIRSARKALYPIGAARDEAEIRNIEASSIADVAAIYKRAFPTFTDGQLYLMAHGYNASASQADNLLNVLERAGRMSDSNRVDELSESCIDLDIHGAQTAYDDDLREMWAKLISQEVSSGRARSKRTKKILEQMDSEEANQLFSILRCCLWAKVGPNSVLTPIPVLLKTSEDDSWTYNGGTISFESVVAMDSLGLLSSNDWITFTLEPKGGLNLFSSSSHVLLINNKDEKIKINLGYAKFLKPGIELIEILDVPMDDRLMSVMDAVLETDVIYKPLD; from the coding sequence GTGAGCGCTTATTACCTGATGAGGGGAGACGCAATGAATGACTTACAAAATAACGATATCAAAGCTAATGCCCAGGCGGGCGCTGTAAATATTTCGACAAATGACGTGTCCTTTCAACCAACTGTTAACCTAGGCATTAATGGACGCGGTGATATTGCGTCGTTCCCTGCGCGATTTATTCGTAGCGCACGTAAGGCTCTTTACCCCATAGGGGCCGCTCGTGACGAGGCGGAGATACGGAATATCGAAGCGAGCTCTATAGCGGATGTTGCTGCAATCTATAAACGGGCGTTTCCGACTTTTACTGATGGTCAGCTATATTTAATGGCCCATGGTTATAACGCAAGCGCTTCTCAGGCAGATAATTTGCTAAATGTTCTTGAGCGCGCGGGAAGAATGTCAGATTCGAATAGAGTTGATGAACTATCGGAGTCCTGCATTGATCTTGATATTCATGGAGCTCAGACAGCGTATGACGATGATCTGAGGGAGATGTGGGCGAAATTGATTTCGCAGGAAGTATCATCAGGTCGCGCGCGCTCTAAAAGAACGAAGAAAATACTCGAACAAATGGATTCGGAAGAAGCAAATCAGCTGTTTTCAATTCTTCGGTGCTGTCTATGGGCGAAAGTGGGGCCCAATTCGGTACTTACTCCAATCCCGGTTCTCCTTAAAACCTCAGAAGATGATTCTTGGACATACAATGGGGGCACAATTTCATTTGAATCTGTCGTCGCCATGGATTCGCTGGGACTACTTTCGTCTAATGACTGGATAACGTTCACGCTTGAGCCTAAAGGCGGTTTGAATCTATTTTCTTCATCGTCTCATGTACTTCTTATAAATAATAAGGATGAGAAAATCAAAATTAATCTCGGCTATGCCAAATTTTTGAAACCGGGGATAGAGCTCATTGAGATTCTTGACGTGCCGATGGACGATCGGCTCATGTCCGTAATGGATGCAGTTCTGGAGACTGACGTTATTTATAAACCTTTAGACTAA
- a CDS encoding EpsG family protein, whose protein sequence is MLVYLQLIVFAVVFGFVLRPERSASFKKTYLLVTFSAIFFVASVRSSSVGIDTEMHCRAFLSASRLPFSSLVEMTDRFEYGFLLFCKVLSLISGDFQILLVASSAVICLCTALFIFKLADEPILPTVLFLCLLFPSYLNIMREAIAIAIGMLAIIVLRDRKVPVFILLVFLAASFHRSALVLFALIPLSKVEINLMSMTVLIIGAIFSFLFVNPLLNAVAAVLGKNSFYDADFMGSNYFGALISLLFNALLVGIFFNYLKVADRAEGVAQGKSVSLALRWGELLWLVFSAVGMKVQIVARFGYYFAPLVLVALPLVLKAANDGETRFVRFSLIAISVMYFVVVQLFRPEWYGIVPYTADLSRFMSLFY, encoded by the coding sequence ATGTTGGTATATTTGCAGCTTATTGTCTTTGCGGTAGTTTTTGGTTTTGTATTACGGCCTGAACGTTCCGCTTCCTTTAAAAAGACCTATCTTTTAGTCACTTTTTCAGCAATTTTCTTTGTTGCTTCAGTGCGATCAAGTTCAGTTGGTATTGATACTGAAATGCACTGTAGAGCGTTTTTAAGTGCCTCTCGTTTGCCGTTCTCTTCTCTTGTTGAGATGACAGACAGATTTGAGTACGGTTTCCTATTATTTTGCAAGGTTCTTTCACTCATCAGCGGTGATTTTCAGATTCTTCTCGTAGCATCAAGTGCGGTTATATGTCTCTGCACTGCATTATTTATTTTTAAGCTCGCTGATGAGCCTATTTTGCCCACTGTGCTATTTTTGTGCCTGCTGTTTCCGAGTTATCTGAACATCATGCGCGAGGCAATTGCTATTGCAATCGGTATGCTTGCAATAATTGTACTTAGGGATCGTAAGGTTCCTGTATTTATTCTACTCGTGTTCCTTGCCGCCTCATTCCATAGGTCCGCTCTCGTGCTGTTTGCTCTCATCCCTCTCAGCAAGGTTGAAATTAACTTAATGAGCATGACAGTTCTTATAATTGGAGCTATATTCAGCTTTCTATTTGTCAATCCACTCCTTAACGCGGTCGCGGCAGTCCTGGGCAAAAATAGTTTTTATGATGCGGACTTTATGGGGTCAAACTATTTTGGCGCTCTAATTTCACTTCTATTTAATGCCCTGCTCGTCGGCATATTTTTTAATTATCTAAAAGTTGCTGACCGCGCTGAGGGCGTGGCTCAAGGTAAGTCCGTCAGCCTTGCCTTGCGCTGGGGTGAACTGCTCTGGCTTGTCTTTTCCGCCGTCGGTATGAAAGTACAAATTGTTGCTCGATTCGGATACTATTTCGCGCCTCTTGTTCTTGTTGCTTTGCCTCTCGTTTTAAAGGCAGCTAATGACGGAGAAACGCGTTTCGTTCGGTTCTCATTGATTGCGATTTCTGTTATGTATTTCGTTGTTGTTCAATTATTTAGGCCTGAATGGTATGGAATCGTTCCTTATACGGCTGACTTGTCGCGGTTTATGTCTCTGTTTTACTGA
- a CDS encoding Coenzyme F420 hydrogenase/dehydrogenase, beta subunit C-terminal domain, giving the protein MCNVETIGLPASDNCLGCSACVAACARGALNLEQDERGFYRPAVDDGLCVGCGACSRACPVVGSPTSRHRPLKTMAAWDKDRGRRLAATSGGMFMLLADAFVRQGGWVCGAVMNEDMIVEHIVSNDIDVIAKMRGSKYVQSRIDAALSDCLDLLKRGERVLFSGTSCQVDAMRRLARGRLSANLMTVDVLCHGAPSPRVWGDYVSYREREAGSKAVSARFRKKDPSWTVFSLEMLFENGDRRSWCTVDDYYLRAFLGDYITQNACHSCPYTGTDRLSDITLADFWGYVSESRADRNTEDGISLVLVNSDAGMGLLKSVDGVHLIDKELGEAVKGNPPLRTVFPANGRSDEFWADYEKGGFDSVLDEYLGPRASSKKHQLSLWFNDHAYFFPGPLRRALVSARGGK; this is encoded by the coding sequence GTGTGTAATGTAGAGACAATTGGTTTACCAGCTTCAGATAATTGCCTTGGTTGCTCGGCATGCGTGGCAGCGTGCGCTAGGGGAGCCTTGAATCTCGAACAGGATGAGCGCGGCTTCTATCGGCCGGCGGTTGATGATGGGCTATGCGTTGGTTGCGGCGCTTGCTCTAGGGCATGTCCCGTTGTTGGTTCGCCAACCTCACGACACAGGCCTTTAAAGACGATGGCTGCCTGGGACAAGGATCGGGGCCGTCGTTTGGCCGCAACATCTGGCGGTATGTTTATGCTTCTTGCTGATGCCTTTGTGCGTCAAGGCGGCTGGGTGTGCGGTGCGGTCATGAATGAAGATATGATTGTTGAGCACATTGTCTCTAACGATATTGATGTCATCGCCAAGATGCGCGGTTCGAAGTATGTTCAGAGTCGTATTGATGCGGCCCTGTCAGACTGTCTTGATTTGCTTAAACGCGGTGAGAGGGTTCTGTTTTCCGGAACTTCCTGCCAGGTCGATGCGATGCGCAGATTGGCGCGCGGCCGACTTTCCGCGAATCTTATGACGGTAGATGTTCTTTGCCATGGCGCTCCGTCTCCCAGGGTTTGGGGCGACTATGTTTCTTATCGTGAGAGGGAGGCTGGAAGTAAGGCTGTTTCTGCGCGATTTAGGAAGAAAGATCCTTCGTGGACAGTATTCAGCCTTGAAATGCTGTTTGAAAACGGGGATAGACGTTCTTGGTGCACTGTGGACGACTATTATCTCCGAGCTTTCCTCGGTGATTACATTACGCAAAATGCTTGCCATTCGTGTCCCTATACGGGGACTGACCGATTGAGCGATATCACGCTCGCAGATTTCTGGGGCTACGTTTCGGAGTCGCGCGCTGATAGAAATACCGAAGACGGTATTAGCCTTGTTCTTGTTAATTCTGATGCTGGAATGGGTTTGCTTAAATCCGTTGACGGTGTCCACTTGATTGACAAAGAGCTTGGCGAGGCGGTTAAGGGCAATCCCCCTTTGAGGACGGTGTTTCCCGCAAATGGCAGGTCCGATGAGTTTTGGGCCGATTATGAGAAAGGCGGTTTCGATTCTGTTCTTGACGAGTATTTGGGACCGCGTGCTTCTAGTAAAAAGCATCAGCTTAGTCTCTGGTTCAATGATCATGCCTATTTCTTCCCGGGTCCGCTGCGCCGCGCATTGGTAAGCGCGAGGGGTGGAAAATAG